A window from Mesorhizobium sp. WSM2240 encodes these proteins:
- a CDS encoding TetR/AcrR family transcriptional regulator, with translation MNDPKPLSAQDRRERQKAEVRAELLTAAHELVREEGYEGLTIRKLAKRVGYAPMSVYSYFADKHAILHAIADDAFESLARRLEAQAPKEPLAALRKMMTEYAAFGLENPNEYRTVFMTDDHTHDPDRGVTEPGKHNPALQLLLKRVQACMDAGIFQGDVHAFATLLWSFGHGTVSLLITFPHYPFGDRQKFLEMSMDVALAGLKAHPVGTLTPPDARC, from the coding sequence ATGAACGACCCAAAGCCGTTGAGCGCGCAAGATCGCCGGGAGCGCCAGAAGGCGGAAGTCCGCGCGGAACTGCTGACGGCGGCGCATGAGCTGGTGCGGGAAGAAGGCTATGAAGGGCTGACCATCCGCAAGCTGGCCAAGCGGGTCGGCTACGCGCCGATGTCGGTCTATTCCTATTTCGCCGACAAGCACGCCATCCTGCACGCGATTGCCGACGACGCCTTCGAGTCCCTGGCCCGCCGCCTGGAAGCGCAAGCGCCGAAGGAGCCGTTGGCGGCGCTCCGCAAGATGATGACGGAATATGCGGCTTTCGGGCTGGAAAATCCGAACGAATACCGCACTGTCTTCATGACCGACGATCACACTCACGATCCCGACCGGGGCGTAACCGAGCCCGGAAAACACAATCCCGCGCTGCAACTGCTGCTCAAACGTGTTCAGGCCTGCATGGATGCAGGCATATTCCAAGGGGACGTGCACGCCTTCGCCACGCTGTTATGGTCTTTTGGGCACGGCACGGTCTCGTTGCTCATCACGTTTCCGCATTATCCCTTCGGCGATCGCCAGAAATTCCTGGAAATGTCGATGGACGTCGCATTGGCGGGATTGAAGGCGCATCCTGTCGGCACGTTGACGCCGCCCGACGCGCGTTGCTGA
- a CDS encoding chorismate mutase yields the protein MNDNPQALLGELRASIDNIDAALIHMLAERFRCTKAVGVLKATHGLPPADPAREQTQIARLRRLADDAQLDPDFAEKFLNFIIHEVIRHHEMLAANGGETRSSAVKIGE from the coding sequence ATGAACGACAACCCCCAGGCACTTCTCGGAGAGCTGCGCGCCTCGATCGACAATATCGATGCCGCACTTATCCATATGCTTGCCGAGCGTTTCCGCTGCACCAAGGCGGTCGGCGTGCTGAAGGCCACCCACGGCCTGCCGCCGGCCGATCCGGCGCGGGAACAGACCCAGATAGCGAGGCTGCGCCGGCTTGCCGACGACGCCCAGCTCGACCCTGATTTCGCGGAAAAGTTCCTGAACTTCATCATCCACGAAGTCATCCGTCATCACGAAATGCTCGCAGCCAACGGCGGCGAGACCAGAAGTTCAGCCGTGAAGATCGGCGAATAG
- the ffh gene encoding signal recognition particle protein, whose translation MFESLQERLGSILNGLTGRGALSEADVSAALREVRRALIEADVALDVVRSFVDKVRAKAVGAAVVKSIKPGQMVVKIVHDELVEMLGSEGQTIDLNAPAPVVVMMVGLQGSGKTTTSAKIAKRLVERQGKKVLMASLDTRRPAAQEQLRQLGEQTRVATLPIVAGQSPVDIAKRAVQAARLGGHDVVILDTAGRTHIDEPLMVEMADIKRVSSPHEILLVADSLTGQDAVNLAKSFDERVGITGLILTRMDGDGRGGAALSMRAVTGKPVKLIGTGEKMDALEEFHPKRIADRILGMGDIVSLVEKAAETIDAEKAAAMAKRMQSGKFDLNDLADQLGQMQKMGGMGGIMGMMPGLGKMKDQMAAAGLDDRMFGRQIAIIRSMTKAERANPDILKHSRKKRIAAGSGTDAAEINKLLKMHRQMADMMKAMGGKGKGGGMMRGMMGGLASKMGLGGLAGGMGGMPDLSKMDPKQLEALQKQAQAAGLGKGLPGGLPGLGGGGLPGLPGGAKLPGLGGGGLPGLGKKK comes from the coding sequence ATGTTCGAATCGCTGCAAGAGCGACTTGGTTCAATTCTAAACGGCCTCACCGGCCGCGGCGCACTGTCGGAAGCCGATGTGTCGGCGGCGCTGCGCGAGGTCCGCCGCGCGCTCATCGAAGCCGACGTGGCGCTCGATGTCGTTCGCTCGTTCGTCGACAAGGTTCGCGCCAAGGCGGTGGGTGCTGCGGTCGTCAAATCGATCAAGCCCGGCCAGATGGTCGTCAAGATCGTCCATGACGAGCTGGTCGAGATGCTGGGCAGCGAGGGCCAGACGATCGATCTCAATGCGCCGGCGCCGGTGGTCGTGATGATGGTCGGCCTGCAGGGCTCGGGCAAGACCACAACGTCGGCGAAGATTGCCAAGCGCCTTGTCGAGCGCCAGGGCAAGAAGGTGCTGATGGCGTCGCTCGACACCCGCCGCCCGGCCGCCCAGGAACAGCTTCGCCAGCTCGGCGAGCAGACCAGGGTTGCGACGCTGCCGATCGTCGCCGGCCAATCGCCGGTCGATATCGCCAAGCGCGCGGTGCAGGCGGCCAGGCTCGGCGGCCATGATGTCGTCATCCTCGACACGGCCGGCCGCACTCATATCGACGAACCGCTGATGGTCGAGATGGCCGACATCAAGCGGGTGTCGTCGCCGCACGAGATCCTGCTTGTCGCCGACAGCCTGACCGGCCAGGACGCTGTCAATCTCGCCAAGAGCTTTGACGAGCGGGTTGGAATAACCGGCCTGATCCTGACGCGCATGGACGGTGATGGGCGCGGCGGCGCCGCGCTCTCGATGCGCGCCGTGACCGGCAAGCCGGTCAAGCTGATCGGCACCGGCGAGAAGATGGATGCGCTGGAGGAGTTTCATCCCAAGCGCATCGCCGACCGCATTCTCGGCATGGGCGACATCGTCTCGCTCGTCGAGAAGGCTGCCGAAACCATCGACGCGGAAAAGGCCGCGGCGATGGCCAAGAGGATGCAGTCGGGCAAGTTCGACCTGAACGATCTCGCCGACCAGCTCGGCCAGATGCAGAAGATGGGCGGCATGGGCGGCATCATGGGAATGATGCCCGGCTTGGGCAAAATGAAGGACCAGATGGCGGCCGCCGGGCTCGACGACAGGATGTTCGGCCGCCAGATCGCCATCATCCGCTCGATGACCAAGGCCGAGCGCGCCAACCCGGACATTCTCAAGCATTCGCGCAAGAAGCGCATCGCCGCGGGTTCCGGCACGGATGCCGCCGAGATCAACAAGCTCCTGAAGATGCATCGTCAGATGGCCGACATGATGAAGGCCATGGGCGGCAAGGGCAAGGGCGGCGGCATGATGCGCGGCATGATGGGCGGGCTGGCTTCGAAGATGGGACTCGGCGGGCTTGCCGGCGGTATGGGCGGCATGCCGGATCTCTCCAAGATGGATCCGAAGCAACTCGAAGCCCTGCAGAAGCAGGCGCAGGCGGCCGGCCTTGGCAAGGGCCTGCCGGGCGGGCTTCCAGGATTGGGCGGCGGCGGTCTGCCCGGACTGCCGGGCGGCGCGAAACTGCCCGGCCTTGGCGGAGGCGGCCTTCCTGGCCTGGGGAAGAAGAAATGA
- the rpsP gene encoding 30S ribosomal protein S16: protein MSLKIRLARAGSKKRPYYHIVIADVRSPRDGRFIETVGAWNPLLPREGGERVKLDADRIKHWLGHGALPTDRVARFLDEAGLSKREPRVNPNKARPGKKAQERIDAIKKAQDEAAAAAAAPAPAEEAAAS from the coding sequence ATGTCACTGAAAATTCGTCTGGCCCGCGCGGGCTCCAAGAAGCGCCCCTACTACCACATCGTCATCGCCGATGTGCGCTCGCCACGTGACGGCCGCTTCATCGAGACCGTGGGCGCCTGGAACCCGTTGCTGCCGCGCGAAGGCGGCGAGCGCGTCAAGCTTGACGCCGACCGTATCAAGCATTGGCTCGGCCACGGCGCGCTGCCGACCGATCGGGTGGCCCGCTTCCTGGACGAGGCCGGTCTGTCGAAGCGCGAGCCGCGGGTGAACCCGAACAAGGCGCGGCCGGGCAAGAAGGCTCAGGAACGCATCGATGCGATCAAGAAGGCGCAGGATGAAGCTGCCGCCGCCGCCGCCGCACCGGCTCCCGCCGAAGAAGCCGCCGCCAGCTGA